A region from the Ignavibacteriota bacterium genome encodes:
- the rlmN gene encoding 23S rRNA (adenine(2503)-C(2))-methyltransferase RlmN, which yields MKKNNLIGFTLNELEAFALSLGEKKYRGKQLFDWLYVKEANSFDEMTSLSKQVRESLFSHAELKRIRLADIQVSSADKTTKYLFELFDGKRIESVLIPPKIAFQNSEAKEEEEQQRLTLCISTQAGCPLDCKFCATASMGFLRNVTAGEIVDQIFQVKTHSGKQITNVVYMGMGEPMLNYDNVMKSTEIITTGMGIAARRVTISTAGWVPGIKQMADEKRKVKLAVSLHSLDDAVRTAIMPINKKYSLGETLRAVEYYYQKTKIRVTFEYILFKGINDRDEDAVKLIKLSKRIPSKMNIIPFHSIPSVAQHELHSTLRPSSKKRIDDFVELLRKQNVTVFVRSSAGEDIDAACGQLAVWHEQKINHASLVQAHQLKVA from the coding sequence ATGAAAAAAAATAATCTTATAGGATTCACACTCAACGAACTGGAGGCGTTTGCGCTTTCTCTCGGCGAGAAGAAATATCGCGGTAAACAATTGTTTGATTGGTTATACGTGAAAGAAGCAAATTCATTTGATGAAATGACATCGCTTTCGAAGCAAGTACGAGAAAGTTTATTTTCACATGCCGAACTGAAGAGAATTCGACTGGCTGATATTCAGGTATCATCTGCGGATAAGACAACGAAATATTTGTTTGAATTATTTGATGGCAAACGAATCGAGAGCGTGCTGATACCTCCGAAAATTGCATTTCAAAATTCTGAGGCAAAAGAGGAAGAAGAACAACAGCGACTTACGCTGTGTATTTCCACGCAAGCGGGTTGTCCGTTAGATTGTAAATTTTGTGCAACGGCTTCAATGGGTTTTCTTCGAAATGTTACAGCGGGAGAAATTGTCGACCAAATATTTCAGGTGAAGACACATTCAGGAAAACAGATTACCAATGTTGTGTACATGGGAATGGGTGAACCTATGCTCAATTATGACAATGTAATGAAGTCGACGGAGATAATTACAACAGGGATGGGAATAGCGGCTCGGAGAGTTACAATTTCGACGGCAGGATGGGTTCCGGGAATAAAGCAAATGGCTGATGAAAAAAGAAAGGTGAAACTTGCTGTCTCGCTTCATTCACTCGATGATGCAGTTCGAACTGCCATCATGCCGATTAATAAGAAATATTCTCTTGGTGAAACACTACGGGCAGTAGAATATTATTACCAGAAAACAAAAATTCGGGTAACGTTCGAATATATTTTATTCAAGGGAATTAATGACCGAGATGAGGATGCTGTCAAACTTATAAAACTTTCTAAACGAATCCCATCGAAGATGAATATCATACCGTTTCATTCAATTCCATCGGTCGCACAGCATGAACTACACTCGACGCTTCGCCCGTCATCAAAAAAAAGAATTGACGATTTTGTCGAATTATTAAGAAAGCAAAATGTTACCGTGTTTGTTCGAAGTAGCGCAGGGGAAGATATTGATGCAGCGTGCGGACAATTAGCTGTATGGCACGAACAAAAAATAAACCATGCATCATTAGTTCAGGCACACCAACTGAAGGTGGCTTGA
- a CDS encoding adenylate kinase: MRIILFGPPGVGKGTQAKILAARLHIPHISTGDMLREAVTSGTEIGRKAREIMDAGQLVSDDIMIGIIRVVLQSPKCSKGFILDGFPRTVPQAEALSNLMKELGLSFDAVIIMDIDHEEVVKRLSSRLSCKGCGTIYNLLLDSIKDDSPCPKCGEELILREDDKPETIRKRLDVYVRSTSPVKEYYQRAGVLKSVKATGSIDEVTDAIVTLLKP; encoded by the coding sequence ATGAGAATTATATTATTTGGACCTCCCGGAGTCGGGAAAGGAACACAAGCAAAAATTTTAGCAGCCAGATTGCATATTCCGCATATCTCTACCGGTGATATGCTTCGTGAAGCAGTTACTTCAGGAACTGAGATTGGAAGAAAAGCCAGAGAAATCATGGATGCCGGTCAGCTTGTTTCAGACGACATTATGATAGGAATTATCAGGGTGGTTCTGCAATCTCCAAAATGTTCAAAAGGATTTATTTTGGATGGTTTTCCGCGAACCGTTCCGCAGGCTGAAGCACTTTCTAACTTAATGAAAGAATTGGGATTATCATTTGATGCCGTGATAATCATGGACATTGACCATGAAGAAGTTGTCAAGCGGTTGAGTTCAAGACTGTCGTGTAAAGGTTGCGGAACGATTTATAATCTATTACTTGATTCTATCAAGGATGATTCTCCTTGTCCGAAATGCGGCGAAGAACTAATATTGCGTGAAGATGATAAACCCGAAACGATACGTAAACGGTTGGATGTCTATGTTCGTTCAACTTCTCCCGTCAAAGAATATTACCAACGAGCAGGCGTGTTGAAAAGTGTCAAAGCAACCGGTTCGATTGATGAAGTAACAGATGCGATTGTGACCTTGTTAAAGCCCTGA
- a CDS encoding glycerophosphodiester phosphodiesterase has protein sequence MFNWLECRNRPVIIAHRGASAIAPENTLAAFSLAIDAGTDAIELDVQLSKDNSVVVIHDFRLNRTTNRSGVVKHYGLHELKQLSAGSWFSARFAGETIPTLEEVLWLVRGRVGINIELKHRGTTRDGETLVEKTVQLIEHSKAEHYCLLSSFQHSLVRYAHQLNNKISSGYLCQTLSLAGNLLNVSSKRFSPQFIFCSKYLARKKMYARFRQKGLITGTYTITTEKDLQKALRYETECLFTNNPAETLSQLKNTAFG, from the coding sequence ATGTTCAACTGGCTCGAGTGCCGGAATCGCCCGGTGATTATCGCACATCGGGGCGCATCTGCCATTGCACCGGAAAATACACTTGCGGCGTTCTCCCTCGCGATAGATGCAGGTACTGATGCGATAGAATTAGATGTTCAACTCAGTAAAGATAATAGTGTCGTTGTTATTCATGATTTCAGACTCAACCGAACAACGAACCGTAGCGGAGTTGTCAAACACTACGGCTTGCACGAACTCAAACAGTTGTCAGCAGGAAGTTGGTTCAGTGCAAGGTTTGCCGGAGAAACTATTCCGACACTGGAAGAAGTACTTTGGCTCGTTCGCGGTCGTGTTGGAATCAATATCGAACTAAAGCATCGAGGAACAACAAGGGATGGAGAAACTCTCGTTGAAAAAACAGTTCAACTCATTGAACATTCCAAAGCAGAGCACTATTGCCTGCTTTCATCTTTTCAACATTCATTAGTTCGGTATGCACATCAGTTAAATAACAAGATATCTTCAGGATATTTATGCCAAACGCTCTCCCTTGCAGGAAATTTATTGAATGTCTCATCGAAAAGATTTTCTCCACAATTTATTTTTTGCAGCAAGTACCTTGCTAGGAAAAAAATGTACGCTCGTTTTCGGCAAAAGGGATTGATTACAGGAACCTACACAATTACTACAGAAAAGGATTTGCAAAAGGCGCTTCGGTATGAAACCGAATGTCTTTTTACTAATAATCCTGCTGAAACATTGTCGCAACTAAAAAATACCGCGTTTGGGTGA
- a CDS encoding response regulator yields MALGQKPEMKPVVGKPLSAAADDKRQIVGTHLRNADKYIKEGKLADAKEELRKIRELDPNNAYAFAFLERINDLEKQKKGDVATPVQSAISSAQATPSVAKPVVPEQPKTINIEALKVEIEKKIEEEYRERFTKEIQKAEQGLLEELAREEEKHAEERTQLLDQIQKEKATFQSKLEQQFQLKLQEEVQKAQTKYREQFEAEKKQAEREIKTQVETQYQLNLKELEALMEEERKSLEQKEKQTIEAMKKQLDADFSRRLTTEIENVRKSSKSQQEQMRLSLEDNLKNQFKKDMEAQVAQERIEIEGKFRAMQKEVEQNFKEKHQQAVKESERLLEQRLKEMREKEQKKFDDKRIEIQKTLERDYQQKLEAQSEEEKRKFEEKSQQLVEQERKQFDKEKKLLLEQEQVKLEKLRSQLKMEQESELAERMEQAQFEIAQSYEHRMELLGFQSPKTRDEKIKLYHDKVWDAWKEGPLTLEKAQRLMELQEVLGLGFDDHAEIESDVRLRLYVESVEQGLRSGKLKAQDVKALDDLKKRFDITTEESQNLEPLILQVFHRASAKGTILLVDDDETLLNIISDRLQEIGYNIIPMSTLAEATTFIESNTVDLILSDIRFQGEKIDGFTFFKRVQQHAHLRKIPFIFMSALDEGLFIRTGVQLGVDDYLTKPIDIDLLAAVVEGKLKKYRAMMES; encoded by the coding sequence ATGGCATTAGGACAGAAACCTGAAATGAAGCCTGTCGTCGGCAAGCCGTTATCTGCCGCGGCCGATGATAAAAGGCAAATCGTTGGAACACATCTACGCAATGCAGATAAATATATTAAGGAAGGGAAACTTGCTGATGCAAAGGAAGAATTAAGAAAAATTCGGGAACTTGACCCGAACAACGCATACGCGTTTGCCTTTTTAGAACGTATCAATGATTTGGAGAAACAGAAAAAAGGAGATGTCGCAACGCCAGTGCAATCTGCGATTTCTTCCGCACAGGCTACTCCTTCTGTTGCAAAACCTGTCGTTCCGGAACAGCCGAAGACAATAAACATTGAGGCGCTGAAGGTAGAGATAGAGAAGAAAATCGAAGAGGAATACCGGGAACGTTTTACAAAAGAAATTCAAAAAGCAGAACAAGGGTTGTTGGAAGAACTTGCACGCGAAGAAGAAAAACATGCGGAAGAGCGGACTCAACTTCTTGACCAGATACAGAAGGAAAAGGCGACATTTCAGAGTAAATTAGAGCAACAATTTCAATTGAAGTTGCAGGAGGAAGTGCAAAAAGCGCAGACGAAGTACCGGGAACAATTTGAGGCTGAGAAAAAACAAGCGGAACGTGAAATCAAAACGCAGGTCGAAACTCAATATCAGTTAAACTTGAAAGAACTTGAAGCACTGATGGAGGAGGAGCGGAAGTCGCTTGAGCAGAAAGAAAAGCAAACGATTGAAGCGATGAAGAAGCAACTCGATGCTGATTTCTCCCGGAGATTAACAACAGAAATTGAAAACGTAAGGAAGTCTTCGAAATCTCAGCAGGAGCAAATGCGTTTATCGCTTGAGGATAACCTGAAAAATCAATTCAAAAAAGATATGGAAGCACAGGTTGCTCAGGAACGAATTGAAATTGAGGGAAAGTTCCGTGCAATGCAAAAGGAAGTCGAACAGAACTTCAAAGAGAAGCATCAGCAGGCAGTAAAGGAAAGCGAGCGGCTTCTTGAACAGCGGCTAAAAGAAATGCGGGAGAAAGAACAAAAGAAGTTCGACGATAAACGGATTGAAATACAGAAAACCCTGGAGCGGGATTATCAACAGAAGTTAGAGGCGCAATCAGAAGAGGAAAAGCGAAAGTTTGAAGAAAAATCTCAGCAGTTGGTTGAGCAGGAACGAAAGCAGTTCGATAAAGAGAAAAAACTGTTGTTAGAACAGGAACAGGTAAAGTTAGAAAAACTTCGTTCCCAGTTAAAGATGGAACAAGAAAGCGAACTTGCCGAACGCATGGAGCAGGCTCAGTTTGAAATTGCTCAATCATATGAACACCGGATGGAGTTACTCGGTTTTCAATCACCGAAAACCCGGGACGAAAAAATAAAACTCTACCATGATAAAGTATGGGATGCATGGAAGGAAGGACCGTTGACATTGGAAAAGGCTCAGCGGCTGATGGAGTTACAGGAAGTTTTGGGACTTGGTTTTGATGACCATGCAGAAATCGAGTCGGATGTACGGCTACGTTTGTATGTAGAATCAGTTGAACAAGGATTGAGAAGCGGGAAACTCAAAGCACAGGATGTAAAAGCGTTGGACGATTTGAAGAAACGGTTCGATATTACAACCGAGGAATCTCAGAATCTGGAACCTCTTATCCTGCAAGTATTTCACCGTGCTTCAGCCAAAGGAACAATTCTCTTGGTTGATGATGACGAAACCTTGCTGAATATTATCAGCGACAGATTGCAAGAGATTGGGTACAATATTATTCCGATGTCAACATTAGCGGAAGCAACGACCTTTATCGAATCGAACACGGTTGACCTGATTCTCTCTGACATTCGTTTTCAAGGTGAGAAAATTGACGGCTTCACATTTTTCAAACGAGTGCAGCAACACGCACATCTGCGAAAGATCCCCTTTATCTTTATGAGCGCGCTTGATGAAGGATTGTTTATCCGCACCGGAGTTCAACTCGGCGTGGATGATTACCTGACGAAGCCGATAGATATTGATTTACTTGCGGCGGTAGTTGAAGGAAAATTGAAAAAGTACCGAGCAATGATGGAAAGTTAA
- the rlmB gene encoding 23S rRNA (guanosine(2251)-2'-O)-methyltransferase RlmB → MIAGRQPVMEALRAGTLIEKIVILFGVKGMVIEKIKKMAKQNRVPVVEVGKHKFRELVSDTTTQGVVAIVGTKRYADVSDILKIAKKRNEIPFIVILDEIQDPQNLGAIIRTAECAGAHGIIIPKHHAASVNQTVVKASAGAAEHMLIAKVTNIAQTMDEMKKQGIWIVGTDSGVSKLYTQIDFTMPIALVIGSEGSGMRKLTKDKCDFVVKIPLYGKVQSLNASVASALVMYEIIRNRKLSDGQNMKQSQPEPTEAYTSESLPVS, encoded by the coding sequence ATGATTGCGGGTCGCCAGCCGGTGATGGAAGCATTGCGCGCAGGAACGCTCATCGAGAAGATTGTCATACTGTTCGGTGTGAAGGGAATGGTCATCGAAAAAATTAAGAAGATGGCAAAGCAAAACCGCGTTCCGGTTGTGGAAGTTGGTAAGCATAAATTTCGTGAACTCGTCAGCGATACTACAACACAGGGCGTTGTCGCAATAGTCGGGACAAAACGATACGCTGATGTTTCAGACATTTTGAAAATCGCTAAGAAGCGGAACGAAATTCCATTCATAGTTATCCTCGATGAAATCCAGGACCCGCAAAACCTTGGCGCGATTATCCGAACTGCTGAATGTGCAGGCGCACACGGCATCATCATTCCCAAGCATCATGCCGCTTCTGTCAATCAAACGGTCGTCAAAGCATCCGCCGGCGCTGCGGAACATATGCTCATTGCGAAAGTAACCAACATCGCACAGACCATGGACGAAATGAAGAAACAGGGCATTTGGATTGTCGGTACCGATTCCGGGGTTTCCAAACTCTACACGCAAATTGATTTTACAATGCCCATCGCTCTTGTGATTGGAAGTGAAGGCTCCGGTATGAGAAAACTGACAAAAGACAAATGCGATTTCGTAGTAAAAATACCTCTGTATGGCAAAGTCCAATCGCTCAATGCTTCCGTTGCAAGCGCACTTGTGATGTATGAAATAATTCGTAACCGGAAACTATCGGACGGACAGAACATGAAGCAATCCCAACCAGAACCGACAGAAGCCTACACCAGCGAATCACTGCCGGTTAGTTAA
- a CDS encoding glutaredoxin family protein — MTVVEILSKPDCHLCDVAKAVVINVQTKYPFELREISIREGDEYFETYKERIPVIFINKEFAFQYKVSEQQLLTKLLEKEQVHHP; from the coding sequence ATGACCGTTGTTGAAATTCTCTCGAAGCCTGATTGCCACCTTTGCGACGTGGCAAAAGCAGTTGTCATCAATGTTCAGACAAAATATCCGTTTGAACTACGGGAAATTTCCATACGCGAAGGGGATGAGTATTTTGAAACATATAAGGAACGGATACCCGTCATCTTCATCAACAAAGAATTTGCTTTCCAATACAAAGTCAGTGAACAACAACTCCTGACAAAATTATTGGAGAAAGAACAGGTACATCATCCATGA
- a CDS encoding prolipoprotein diacylglyceryl transferase gives MYPRLITIGPITIYSFGLMMGIGFFVASYILHKETVRKYMVHDFSAELTQFLRSMYVVLVFVLSVAYLIESGIDGFVSSLETQSIRTLAILVAIGFFGFALFQKKSSKWFTADTSAFIVVISILAGVTGSKLLYVLENIEQLGRTPFDTIFSPGGLTWYGGFFLVTAILYYFTKKQDIPFLRVCDAAAPALMIGYGIARIGCHLAGDGDYGVPTELPWGTNYENGTYPPSVAFRNFPEIVSRYGVNGVVPDNIPVHPAPVYEFLAGVLLFLVLWKFRTAFKQNGQLFMLYLMLAGSARLAVEFIRINPRLLFGLTEAQLFSVLLVIVGVVGFFLLQKNNSIKSQPAKA, from the coding sequence GTGTATCCTCGACTCATTACCATCGGACCAATCACCATCTATAGTTTCGGCTTGATGATGGGAATCGGTTTTTTTGTTGCAAGTTATATCCTGCACAAAGAGACCGTCCGCAAATACATGGTTCATGATTTCAGCGCCGAATTGACACAGTTTCTCCGCTCAATGTATGTCGTTCTTGTCTTCGTGCTTTCTGTTGCATATTTGATTGAATCCGGAATTGATGGATTTGTCTCTTCGCTGGAAACACAGAGCATTAGAACGTTGGCAATTCTTGTGGCTATAGGATTTTTCGGCTTCGCGCTTTTTCAGAAGAAATCTTCAAAGTGGTTTACCGCTGATACTTCGGCATTCATTGTTGTAATCTCAATTCTCGCGGGCGTTACCGGTTCAAAATTGCTGTATGTGCTTGAGAATATTGAGCAACTCGGACGTACACCGTTCGATACAATATTTTCTCCCGGCGGTTTAACGTGGTACGGCGGATTCTTCCTCGTCACTGCTATTCTCTATTATTTCACAAAGAAACAGGACATACCGTTTCTCCGCGTGTGTGATGCCGCCGCGCCCGCGTTAATGATTGGATACGGCATAGCACGCATCGGTTGTCATCTTGCAGGCGATGGCGATTACGGAGTCCCGACGGAACTGCCGTGGGGAACGAACTACGAAAACGGTACATATCCGCCTTCGGTCGCCTTTAGAAATTTTCCTGAAATAGTTTCACGGTACGGAGTAAACGGTGTTGTCCCGGATAATATTCCCGTGCATCCCGCGCCTGTGTATGAATTTCTTGCCGGCGTTCTCCTTTTTCTTGTCTTGTGGAAATTCCGCACAGCATTCAAACAGAACGGACAGTTATTTATGCTGTATCTGATGCTTGCTGGAAGCGCACGGCTCGCCGTTGAATTTATTCGAATCAATCCGAGATTGCTCTTCGGCCTGACAGAAGCACAATTGTTTTCGGTTCTTCTTGTTATAGTCGGTGTCGTCGGATTCTTTTTACTACAAAAGAACAATTCAATAAAATCACAACCGGCAAAAGCATGA